Proteins from a genomic interval of Paenibacillus sp. FSL R5-0623:
- a CDS encoding DUF4363 family protein has translation MKTRFWLLYVLPIFLILLFVAIMASGSFLKKPFGTEDRLLESVQTLEKHVESKQWTAAKSQIEYAMQAWERVVDRIQFSVERETIYDILGTLARIKGGVAAEDDKAIMEEIYYFYVLWDNLGD, from the coding sequence ATGAAAACACGTTTCTGGTTGCTATATGTACTTCCGATCTTTTTGATCTTGTTATTCGTAGCGATCATGGCCAGCGGATCGTTTCTCAAGAAGCCCTTTGGTACCGAAGATCGCTTGCTCGAATCGGTGCAAACACTGGAAAAGCACGTGGAGAGCAAACAGTGGACGGCAGCCAAGTCACAGATCGAATATGCAATGCAGGCTTGGGAACGAGTCGTAGACCGGATTCAGTTCAGTGTGGAGCGTGAAACGATATATGATATTCTGGGCACCCTTGCTCGGATCAAGGGCGGCGTTGCGGCAGAGGATGATAAAGCGATTATGGAAGAGATTTATTACTTTTATGTCCTATGGGATAATCTTGGAGATTAG
- a CDS encoding M50 family metallopeptidase, with protein sequence MNKWVKTILFLLGSVFLTRFIPFSSLFRNLDTMIHEFGHALMTLVLSGKVLRIELYADHSGVTYSSMLTPGRSILVSLAGYISASLFAWLLFYLYRKGLHMWGLGIMTAVALVSLLLYVRGEFGMLWLTGFIALNVVIMIFGAKIVKFYYLLLAFLTLEESVVSAVYVGLMSWTQPSRAGDAANLAQQTFLPALFWGTLFALIALWCAKGALSLFFRKEGTSRASRARRVRRA encoded by the coding sequence TTGAATAAGTGGGTCAAAACGATACTTTTTCTACTAGGCTCCGTCTTTCTTACACGATTCATCCCATTTTCGTCCTTGTTCCGTAACCTGGATACGATGATTCACGAATTCGGTCATGCATTAATGACACTGGTATTGTCCGGTAAAGTGCTGCGCATTGAATTGTACGCTGATCATAGTGGTGTAACTTACTCTTCCATGCTGACGCCAGGCAGATCGATCCTGGTTTCTCTGGCGGGATATATCAGTGCATCACTGTTCGCCTGGCTGTTGTTCTACTTATACCGCAAAGGTTTGCACATGTGGGGACTTGGTATTATGACGGCTGTCGCTCTGGTGTCACTCCTGTTATATGTAAGAGGGGAGTTTGGCATGTTATGGCTGACCGGGTTCATCGCACTGAACGTTGTCATTATGATTTTTGGTGCCAAGATCGTGAAGTTCTATTATCTGTTACTGGCGTTTCTTACGCTGGAAGAGTCGGTCGTTAGTGCCGTATACGTTGGATTAATGTCCTGGACTCAGCCTTCACGAGCAGGGGATGCAGCGAATCTCGCTCAGCAGACATTCCTTCCGGCACTATTCTGGGGCACGTTGTTTGCTTTGATTGCACTGTGGTGTGCCAAGGGAGCACTCAGTCTCTTTTTCCGCAAAGAAGGCACTTCGCGTGCATCAAGAGCTCGCCGAGTAAGAAGAGCGTAA
- a CDS encoding zinc ABC transporter substrate-binding protein: protein MKFSKKTALGLLFSLTLIVAGCGQKSASDTSTAPTGAPVPAETETTKLNVQVSFYPMYEFTKNVAGDLADVHTLVPAGMEPHDWEPTPQDIASIEKADVLVYNGAGMESWMDQVTGSLSNTSLIQVEASKGINLLEGGEHDHHHEDSEATEHEHDHDHANEATTEEQDHDHDHADEATTEEHVHDHDAEAEAGHDHDHGGLDPHVWLSPALAVKEVRNIEAGLAQAAPEHAEQFKQNADAYIAQLESLDQDFKVAVTDSKRKDFITQHAAFGYLAQEYGLQQVPIAGLSPEQEPSAAQMASVIDFAKEHQVKTIFFETLVSSKVSETIASEVGATTAVLNPIEGLTEEEMSAGMDYISVMKQNLEALKLALNE, encoded by the coding sequence ATGAAATTCAGTAAAAAAACAGCGCTCGGACTTTTATTCAGTCTGACCCTTATCGTCGCAGGTTGCGGACAGAAATCCGCTTCCGATACCAGCACAGCTCCGACGGGCGCTCCCGTTCCAGCCGAGACGGAAACCACAAAATTAAACGTGCAGGTTAGTTTCTACCCCATGTATGAATTCACTAAAAATGTAGCAGGCGACCTAGCGGATGTACATACGCTCGTTCCAGCGGGTATGGAGCCTCATGATTGGGAGCCAACACCACAGGACATTGCCAGCATTGAGAAAGCGGATGTGCTTGTATACAACGGTGCCGGTATGGAATCATGGATGGATCAGGTCACCGGAAGCCTGAGTAACACTTCACTCATTCAGGTGGAAGCAAGTAAGGGCATCAACCTGCTTGAAGGTGGAGAGCATGATCACCATCATGAAGATTCAGAGGCAACAGAACATGAACACGATCATGACCATGCGAATGAAGCGACTACAGAAGAACAGGATCACGACCACGATCATGCAGATGAAGCGACTACAGAAGAACACGTCCACGATCATGACGCCGAGGCAGAAGCAGGACATGATCACGATCACGGGGGACTGGATCCCCACGTATGGCTGTCACCTGCATTGGCTGTCAAAGAAGTGCGCAATATTGAAGCAGGTTTGGCGCAGGCTGCCCCCGAACATGCTGAACAGTTCAAACAGAATGCAGATGCTTACATTGCTCAACTGGAGTCACTGGATCAGGACTTCAAGGTGGCTGTGACAGATAGCAAACGCAAGGATTTTATCACACAACATGCTGCATTTGGTTATCTGGCACAGGAATACGGATTGCAGCAGGTGCCTATCGCAGGATTGTCTCCTGAGCAGGAACCTTCGGCAGCGCAGATGGCATCTGTCATTGATTTTGCCAAAGAGCATCAGGTGAAGACGATTTTCTTCGAAACACTGGTTTCATCCAAAGTGTCCGAGACGATTGCAAGTGAAGTGGGAGCTACGACGGCTGTATTGAACCCGATTGAGGGACTTACCGAGGAAGAAATGTCGGCGGGAATGGACTACATTAGCGTGATGAAACAGAATCTGGAGGCACTGAAACTGGCGCTGAACGAATAA
- a CDS encoding metal ABC transporter permease produces MAVFEYEFMQRAFWAGGLIGVVAPILGVYLMLRRQVLMADTLSHVSLAGVALGSVMNLNPVICGFAIAIIGALLVEQLRRSYRTYSEVPVAIIMTSGLALAVVLMSLKTNLSKTFSSYLFGSIVAVSDMQLWMMAGVCVTGLLFFIILRRPLYSFTFDEETASIGGVQVKGLSFAFAILTGMTVASAMPIVGVLLVSALIVLPAALALRVSHSFTAAMIVAVITGVIGILSGLTTSYHLNTPPGGTIALILLVFLLTGISAQKLIARYNRKRHRKERNQQEQRATIVIHSRRNTSHEIQ; encoded by the coding sequence ATGGCAGTGTTTGAGTACGAGTTCATGCAACGTGCTTTCTGGGCAGGTGGACTGATTGGGGTCGTAGCTCCGATCCTGGGTGTCTATCTGATGCTCAGAAGACAGGTTCTTATGGCAGACACGTTATCCCATGTCTCACTCGCAGGGGTAGCGCTAGGTTCGGTTATGAATCTTAATCCGGTCATCTGCGGGTTCGCCATTGCCATTATCGGTGCATTACTGGTTGAACAACTGCGTCGAAGTTACCGAACCTATAGCGAGGTTCCTGTTGCAATCATCATGACTTCGGGGTTGGCTCTTGCGGTGGTATTGATGAGTCTGAAAACGAATCTCTCCAAAACATTCAGCTCATACTTATTTGGATCAATTGTCGCGGTTAGCGATATGCAGTTGTGGATGATGGCAGGTGTATGTGTCACGGGATTGCTATTTTTCATCATTCTCCGAAGACCGCTCTATAGCTTTACGTTTGATGAAGAGACAGCTTCCATTGGGGGCGTTCAAGTGAAAGGATTATCGTTTGCATTTGCCATTCTGACAGGAATGACTGTAGCATCAGCCATGCCGATCGTCGGTGTGCTACTGGTGTCTGCTCTCATCGTATTGCCCGCTGCCTTGGCACTCCGAGTATCTCACAGTTTTACAGCAGCCATGATCGTCGCTGTAATCACGGGGGTAATCGGTATTCTTAGCGGACTGACAACATCTTACCATCTAAATACACCACCGGGAGGAACGATTGCGCTCATCCTGTTGGTCTTCCTATTGACTGGAATATCAGCGCAAAAGCTGATTGCACGATACAACCGCAAGCGTCACCGTAAAGAGAGAAATCAACAAGAACAACGAGCAACGATAGTTATCCATTCAAGGAGGAATACATCACATGAAATTCAGTAA
- a CDS encoding metal ABC transporter ATP-binding protein, whose translation MILSSMRDVVFGYGKEPVIDQLSLDIHVGEFIGITGPNGSAKTTLLKLLLGLLKPWSGTIHMSPLLKRGNTSNIGYVPQQVASFNSGFPSTVNELVRSGCYTRLGLFRRFTSEQDAIVERSLREVGMWEYRNTRVGELSGGQKQRICIARAMAGQPQVLVLDEPTTGMDRRSREGFYDLMRHYADVHGLTIIMVTHGLEEMGDRLDRTITLERQESEEWQCLSTSSCNVLSGQVD comes from the coding sequence ATGATACTATCTTCCATGCGTGATGTTGTATTCGGATATGGCAAAGAGCCGGTCATTGATCAACTGTCGCTAGATATCCATGTGGGAGAGTTCATAGGCATTACTGGCCCTAATGGTTCAGCCAAAACAACCCTGTTAAAGCTGCTGCTGGGGCTGTTGAAGCCCTGGAGCGGCACGATACATATGAGTCCACTGTTGAAACGTGGGAACACATCCAATATCGGTTATGTGCCCCAGCAGGTGGCATCGTTTAATAGTGGATTTCCCAGCACGGTGAACGAACTGGTCCGATCCGGATGTTATACCAGACTGGGACTTTTTCGCAGATTTACATCGGAACAGGATGCCATCGTTGAACGCAGTTTGCGTGAGGTCGGCATGTGGGAATATCGGAATACACGTGTTGGTGAGCTGTCCGGTGGACAGAAACAGCGGATCTGTATTGCCAGAGCCATGGCTGGGCAACCGCAGGTTCTGGTACTTGATGAGCCGACAACGGGAATGGACCGACGAAGCCGAGAGGGCTTCTACGATCTGATGCGCCATTATGCGGATGTTCATGGATTAACGATTATTATGGTTACTCACGGGCTGGAAGAAATGGGAGATCGATTGGACCGTACCATTACCCTGGAGCGGCAAGAAAGTGAGGAATGGCAGTGTTTGAGTACGAGTTCATGCAACGTGCTTTCTGGGCAGGTGGACTGA
- the rpmG gene encoding 50S ribosomal protein L33, whose translation MRVIVTLACTECGDRNYTTTKNKRNHPERLEMKKYSPRLKKMTIHRETR comes from the coding sequence ATGAGAGTCATTGTAACTTTAGCCTGCACCGAGTGCGGGGACCGCAACTATACAACAACCAAGAACAAACGTAACCATCCAGAGCGTCTGGAGATGAAGAAGTACTCACCTCGTTTGAAGAAGATGACAATTCACCGGGAAACACGCTAA
- a CDS encoding permease → MKMAANLKLLSFLIPCAFLVPVLITMAPDLKEAWNSEALQNMKTVFIGIFLEAAPFLLMGVLLSSLMQWFVSEEMVRKLTPKNPIGGVLVAGLLGIIFPICECGMIPVVRRLMHKGMPSYIAVTFILSGPVVNPIVFTATLLAFPSHPEITIARMVLAFAVAASIGMLVYVFVRRNPLRMPKVAVTEVKTHPGFKMAQPHAHANAHDHNHVKNWRSFFIHAGDEFVDMSKYLVIGALITACIQTFISRSDLVSLGNGPVASYVFMMGFAYVLSLCSTSDAFVASAFSHTFALGPLVSFLVLGPMLDFKSTLMLLSTFRTRFVIGLSLAIITLVFAGSWLINLLV, encoded by the coding sequence ATGAAAATGGCAGCCAATTTGAAGCTCCTGTCCTTCCTGATCCCTTGTGCATTTCTTGTTCCCGTGTTGATCACAATGGCTCCAGACCTGAAGGAAGCATGGAACAGTGAAGCTTTGCAAAATATGAAAACCGTATTCATAGGTATCTTTCTTGAAGCCGCACCTTTTCTACTCATGGGTGTGTTATTGTCCTCGCTCATGCAGTGGTTCGTATCCGAAGAAATGGTCCGTAAACTCACGCCCAAGAATCCGATCGGCGGTGTGCTGGTTGCAGGGTTGCTCGGTATTATTTTTCCCATTTGTGAATGTGGCATGATCCCGGTAGTGAGAAGGTTGATGCACAAAGGCATGCCTTCCTATATCGCAGTGACGTTCATCTTGAGTGGTCCCGTAGTCAATCCCATCGTATTTACCGCAACCTTGCTCGCCTTTCCTTCCCATCCTGAGATTACCATTGCGCGAATGGTACTGGCCTTTGCTGTAGCAGCTTCCATAGGCATGCTTGTGTATGTGTTTGTTCGTCGAAATCCCCTTCGGATGCCAAAAGTCGCAGTGACAGAAGTTAAGACACATCCTGGTTTTAAAATGGCGCAACCTCACGCGCACGCAAATGCACATGATCATAACCATGTAAAAAACTGGCGTAGCTTCTTCATTCATGCCGGAGACGAATTCGTCGATATGAGCAAATATCTGGTGATCGGTGCCTTGATTACAGCCTGCATCCAGACATTCATTAGCCGCAGCGATCTGGTCTCACTTGGCAATGGTCCTGTTGCCTCTTACGTGTTCATGATGGGATTTGCTTATGTACTGTCTCTCTGCTCTACTTCTGATGCTTTTGTTGCTTCTGCGTTCTCACATACGTTTGCACTGGGGCCGCTGGTATCCTTCCTTGTGCTTGGTCCAATGCTGGATTTTAAAAGCACCCTGATGCTACTCTCGACCTTCCGTACCCGATTTGTTATTGGTCTAAGTCTAGCCATTATCACGCTCGTCTTCGCCGGCTCGTGGTTGATTAATCTGCTGGTATAA
- a CDS encoding TIGR03943 family protein, which translates to MNHTVYTMTKPPVPRSHIIQWHNLIRAGWIGGVAVYIIHLNSSDSLHYYLAPTMQKLLLCCPVPLLFIAVIMAWHGLFSRNEVHCDCEHPPPSGFLRSSLVYGLIAIPLLLGFLLPDRALGSSMASQKGMSLTYAPPEIRRKEPLPDPTTQLNVQDLTQQSTTVQPASATKVQFIPPDEYSREFAELAEKLYAEQVIRVYPEIFSETLGTIDMFQRQFAGKDISLTGFVYRDKSMDHESHFALGRFLVMCCPADAAPFGVMIHIPEADSFPTDSWVQIDGSIGSAQVNGEDTIEIRARKVTPVAEPSTPYIYTNADSVMAYEKIKSQ; encoded by the coding sequence ATGAATCACACGGTCTATACGATGACCAAACCTCCCGTTCCAAGATCACACATCATTCAATGGCATAACCTGATCCGTGCGGGCTGGATTGGCGGGGTGGCAGTGTACATTATTCACTTGAATTCAAGTGATTCGCTTCATTATTATCTGGCACCCACGATGCAAAAACTGCTGTTATGCTGCCCCGTTCCCTTATTGTTTATTGCTGTTATCATGGCCTGGCATGGACTGTTCAGTAGAAACGAGGTTCATTGCGATTGTGAGCATCCACCACCTTCGGGGTTCCTACGCAGCTCGTTGGTGTATGGTCTGATTGCTATACCCCTGTTACTGGGATTTCTGTTACCTGATCGGGCTCTCGGCAGCTCCATGGCCAGTCAGAAAGGCATGTCTCTCACCTATGCCCCTCCCGAGATTCGTCGCAAAGAACCTTTGCCTGATCCGACAACGCAATTGAATGTACAAGATCTCACACAACAATCAACGACCGTTCAGCCTGCATCGGCCACCAAAGTACAATTCATTCCCCCTGACGAGTATAGCCGTGAATTCGCTGAACTGGCGGAGAAGTTGTATGCAGAACAGGTTATCCGAGTCTATCCCGAGATCTTCTCTGAAACCCTCGGCACGATCGATATGTTCCAGCGACAATTTGCAGGCAAAGATATCTCCTTAACCGGGTTCGTTTATCGGGACAAAAGCATGGATCATGAATCACATTTTGCACTGGGACGGTTTCTCGTCATGTGTTGCCCTGCTGATGCGGCTCCCTTTGGCGTAATGATTCACATCCCAGAAGCGGATAGCTTCCCTACAGACAGCTGGGTGCAAATTGATGGCAGCATTGGCTCTGCACAGGTGAACGGTGAGGATACGATTGAAATTCGCGCCAGAAAGGTGACACCTGTAGCCGAGCCATCCACGCCTTATATTTACACCAATGCGGACTCGGTGATGGCGTATGAGAAAATAAAGAGCCAGTAG
- a CDS encoding pyrimidine-nucleoside phosphorylase — protein MRMVDIIAKKRDGKELTTAEIDFVVQGYTQGEIPDYQVSAWAMAVFFKDMTDKERADLTMSMVNSGETIDLSAIEGIKVDKHSTGGVGDTTTLVLAPLVAALDVPVAKMSGRGLGHTGGTTDKLESVAGFHVELEKEEFIRLVNEHKVAVIGQSGNLTPADKKLYALRDVTATVNSIPLIASSIMSKKIAAGADAIVLDVKTGAGAFMKTTEDAKELAHAMVSIGNNVGRKTMAVISDMSQPLGLAIGNALEVKEAILTLQGKGPKDLEELCLALGRQMVFLAGKADSLEHAEEKLKEVIQNGKALEKFKDFLANQGGDASVVDHPDRLPQAQYLVEVPADKDGYVAGIVADEIGTAAMLLGAGRATKESEIDLAVGLMLNKKVGDPVKAGESLVTIHANREDVADVIAKIKENITIADHADAPVLVHDIVTE, from the coding sequence ATGAGAATGGTAGACATTATTGCCAAGAAACGCGACGGAAAAGAACTGACAACTGCTGAGATTGATTTTGTTGTTCAAGGATACACACAAGGAGAAATTCCGGACTATCAAGTCAGCGCTTGGGCGATGGCAGTATTTTTCAAAGATATGACAGACAAGGAACGCGCCGATCTGACTATGTCGATGGTGAATTCCGGTGAAACGATTGACCTGTCCGCTATCGAAGGCATCAAAGTAGACAAGCACTCCACAGGAGGAGTGGGCGATACAACAACACTGGTACTTGCTCCGCTTGTTGCTGCGCTGGATGTTCCTGTTGCCAAAATGTCCGGACGTGGACTTGGTCACACGGGTGGTACAACAGACAAGCTGGAATCCGTTGCTGGTTTCCACGTAGAGCTTGAAAAAGAAGAGTTCATTCGTCTCGTAAACGAACATAAGGTTGCAGTTATCGGACAAAGTGGTAACTTAACGCCTGCAGACAAAAAGCTCTATGCACTGCGTGACGTAACAGCTACCGTTAACTCCATTCCACTGATCGCCAGCTCCATCATGAGTAAGAAAATTGCAGCAGGTGCAGATGCAATCGTGTTGGATGTTAAAACGGGTGCTGGTGCATTCATGAAAACAACGGAAGATGCTAAAGAATTGGCACATGCCATGGTAAGCATCGGTAACAATGTTGGCCGTAAAACGATGGCTGTTATCTCCGATATGTCCCAACCACTGGGTCTGGCGATTGGTAACGCACTTGAAGTGAAAGAAGCCATCCTCACACTGCAAGGTAAAGGTCCAAAAGATCTGGAAGAACTGTGTCTGGCTCTTGGACGTCAGATGGTATTCCTTGCTGGCAAGGCAGATTCCTTGGAGCACGCTGAGGAGAAATTGAAAGAAGTGATCCAGAACGGTAAAGCACTGGAGAAATTCAAAGATTTCCTGGCAAACCAAGGCGGAGACGCTTCGGTTGTAGATCATCCAGATCGTTTGCCACAAGCACAATATCTGGTTGAAGTCCCAGCAGACAAAGACGGCTATGTTGCCGGAATCGTCGCTGACGAAATCGGAACGGCAGCAATGCTGCTTGGCGCAGGCCGTGCAACAAAAGAGTCTGAGATCGATCTCGCAGTTGGTCTGATGTTGAACAAAAAAGTCGGTGACCCAGTCAAAGCTGGTGAGTCCCTCGTAACGATCCATGCCAATCGTGAAGACGTAGCAGACGTCATCGCGAAGATCAAAGAAAACATTACGATTGCGGATCATGCCGATGCTCCTGTATTGGTTCATGATATCGTTACGGAATAA
- the deoD gene encoding purine-nucleoside phosphorylase — MSTHIGAKPGDIAETILLPGDPLRAKYIADTYLEDVVCYNEVRGMLGYTGTYQGHRISVQGSGMGIPSFAIYANELISEYGVKNLIRVGTCGGMQEHVRVRDVILAQAACTDSSMNKHVFGGYDFSPIATFSLLKEAYDRATAKGMKIHVGNVFSSDSFYRDDRSVTEKLMKHGVLGVEMETTALYTIAAKFGVNALTILTVSDHLLTGEETSAEERQKTFNDMMVVALDTAITL; from the coding sequence ATGAGTACACATATTGGAGCAAAACCCGGAGATATCGCAGAAACGATCCTATTGCCAGGGGACCCTTTGCGCGCGAAGTATATTGCAGATACGTACCTTGAAGATGTTGTATGTTACAACGAGGTTCGTGGAATGCTCGGTTACACAGGTACATATCAAGGACACCGGATTTCGGTGCAAGGTTCAGGAATGGGTATTCCGTCCTTCGCAATCTATGCTAACGAATTGATCAGCGAATATGGCGTGAAAAACCTGATTCGTGTAGGTACTTGTGGCGGTATGCAGGAGCATGTACGTGTACGTGACGTTATCCTTGCACAAGCAGCATGTACAGACTCCAGCATGAACAAACACGTATTCGGTGGATATGACTTCTCGCCAATCGCTACCTTCTCCCTGCTGAAAGAAGCATATGACCGTGCAACAGCTAAAGGTATGAAGATTCACGTCGGTAACGTGTTCAGCTCCGATTCTTTCTACCGCGATGACCGTTCCGTTACCGAGAAGTTGATGAAACACGGCGTACTCGGCGTAGAGATGGAAACAACAGCACTGTACACCATCGCTGCCAAGTTTGGTGTTAACGCACTGACCATCCTGACGGTAAGTGACCACTTGCTGACAGGCGAAGAAACATCTGCCGAAGAGCGTCAAAAAACGTTCAATGACATGATGGTAGTTGCCCTGGACACAGCAATCACACTGTAA
- the deoB gene encoding phosphopentomutase has translation MSTFKRVHLIVMDSVGIGEAPDAAEFDDFDVDTFGHIARERGGLKMPHMASLGLSNIKEIEGVPVADAPKAYYTKMQEASRGKDTMTGHWELMGLYIDTPFRVFENGFPDELIQRIEEKTGRKVIGNKPASGTEILDELGAEHVETGALIVYTSADSVLQIAAHEDVVPLKELYEICEFCREITLEDPYMLGRIIARPFVGEAGNWKRTANRHDYALKPFGRTVMNELQDGGFDVIALGKIADIYDGEGVTKAVRTVSNMDGMDKLSETMDEEFTGLSFLNLVDFDALYGHRRDPQGYAQALEDYDARLPEIFAKMTNDDLLLITADHGNDPTYRGTDHTREYVPLLAYSPRFSEGKKLDLRSTFADLGATVAENFGVKMPEYGTSFLKDLK, from the coding sequence ATGTCAACATTCAAAAGAGTACATCTGATTGTTATGGATTCTGTAGGGATCGGCGAAGCGCCGGATGCAGCAGAATTTGATGATTTTGATGTAGATACCTTTGGTCACATTGCACGTGAACGCGGGGGTTTGAAAATGCCTCACATGGCCAGTCTCGGACTGTCTAACATCAAAGAAATCGAGGGTGTCCCTGTAGCGGATGCACCTAAAGCGTATTACACCAAGATGCAGGAAGCATCCAGAGGCAAAGACACAATGACAGGTCACTGGGAGCTAATGGGTCTTTACATTGATACACCTTTCCGTGTGTTCGAGAATGGTTTTCCCGATGAGTTGATTCAGCGCATTGAAGAGAAAACGGGCCGCAAAGTAATTGGTAACAAACCGGCCAGCGGCACGGAAATTCTGGATGAGCTGGGTGCAGAGCATGTTGAAACTGGCGCGCTCATCGTGTACACATCTGCGGATTCGGTTCTGCAAATTGCAGCACATGAGGACGTTGTTCCACTGAAAGAACTGTATGAGATTTGTGAGTTCTGCCGTGAGATTACACTTGAAGATCCATACATGTTGGGCCGCATTATTGCACGTCCATTTGTAGGAGAAGCGGGTAACTGGAAACGTACTGCGAATCGTCATGATTATGCACTCAAACCTTTTGGTCGTACGGTTATGAATGAACTGCAAGATGGTGGATTTGATGTGATTGCTTTGGGCAAAATCGCAGATATCTATGATGGCGAAGGTGTAACCAAGGCTGTTCGTACCGTCTCTAACATGGATGGTATGGACAAGTTGTCTGAAACGATGGATGAAGAATTCACTGGACTCAGCTTCCTGAACCTGGTTGATTTTGATGCCCTGTACGGTCACCGTCGTGATCCGCAAGGTTATGCTCAGGCACTTGAAGACTATGATGCACGGCTGCCAGAGATTTTTGCCAAAATGACCAATGATGATCTGCTGCTGATCACAGCTGACCATGGTAACGATCCAACATACCGTGGTACAGACCATACACGTGAATATGTACCACTTCTTGCCTACTCACCGCGCTTCAGCGAGGGCAAAAAGCTTGATCTGCGCAGCACATTTGCTGACCTTGGCGCAACCGTAGCTGAGAACTTTGGAGTGAAAATGCCGGAATATGGTACCAGCTTCCTGAAGGATTTGAAATAA
- a CDS encoding NupC/NupG family nucleoside CNT transporter, whose translation MKFLIAIIGLLVVFGLAYIASNGKKQIRYRPLAIMIVLQVILAYALLNTGVGTFLIGGFATVFKSLLDYANEGIAFVFGGLTTVGAESGGTPFFLSVLMPIVVISALIGILQYIRILPFVIKYIGLVLSKINGMGKLESYNAVASAVLGQSEVFISVKKQIGLLPKHRLYTLCASAMSTVSMSIVGAYMTMIEPKYVVTALVLNLFGGFIIASIVNPYRVTEEEDILEVQDEEKQSFFEMLGEYILDGFKVAIIVAAMLIGFVALIALVNGIFSAVLGISFQELLGYVFAPFAFIMGVPWKEAIQAGSIMATKMVSNEFVAMLNLKETAMSARTTGIVSVFLVSFANFSSIGIIAGAVKGLHEKQGNVVARFGLKLLYGASLVSVLSAIITGLFL comes from the coding sequence ATGAAATTTCTAATTGCCATTATCGGCTTACTCGTTGTTTTTGGACTGGCTTATATCGCAAGCAACGGCAAAAAGCAGATTCGTTACCGGCCGCTGGCTATCATGATTGTTTTGCAAGTTATACTAGCTTATGCTCTGTTGAATACAGGAGTGGGTACTTTTTTAATTGGCGGTTTTGCGACCGTATTTAAAAGTTTACTCGACTATGCGAATGAAGGTATCGCATTTGTATTTGGGGGTTTGACTACCGTAGGTGCCGAAAGCGGGGGAACACCATTTTTCCTCAGCGTATTGATGCCAATCGTTGTCATCTCTGCACTCATTGGGATACTGCAGTATATCCGAATCTTACCTTTTGTTATAAAATATATTGGTCTGGTATTAAGCAAAATCAACGGAATGGGCAAACTGGAATCATATAACGCGGTTGCTTCGGCTGTATTGGGGCAATCTGAAGTGTTCATTTCTGTGAAAAAACAAATTGGGTTGTTGCCAAAACATCGGCTGTACACCTTGTGTGCTTCGGCGATGTCCACGGTATCGATGTCGATTGTTGGTGCTTATATGACCATGATCGAGCCGAAATATGTGGTTACAGCTCTTGTACTGAACCTGTTTGGCGGATTTATCATTGCTTCGATCGTTAACCCTTATCGGGTGACGGAAGAAGAAGATATATTGGAAGTGCAGGATGAAGAGAAACAATCGTTCTTCGAAATGCTTGGCGAGTACATCCTGGATGGATTCAAAGTTGCTATCATCGTAGCTGCGATGTTAATCGGTTTTGTTGCCTTGATTGCACTTGTTAACGGAATTTTCAGCGCGGTGCTTGGCATTTCGTTCCAGGAGCTACTTGGTTATGTGTTTGCACCATTTGCCTTCATCATGGGTGTTCCATGGAAAGAAGCGATTCAGGCAGGAAGTATTATGGCAACCAAAATGGTATCCAACGAATTCGTAGCTATGCTTAATTTGAAGGAGACTGCAATGTCTGCCAGAACAACGGGTATCGTATCTGTCTTCCTCGTGTCGTTCGCCAACTTCTCCTCCATCGGTATCATTGCTGGTGCGGTGAAGGGACTCCATGAGAAGCAAGGTAATGTGGTCGCCCGCTTCGGTCTGAAACTGCTTTACGGTGCTTCGCTTGTCAGCGTGCTGTCAGCGATCATTACTGGACTGTTCTTGTAA